In Sphingobacterium sp. PCS056, the following proteins share a genomic window:
- a CDS encoding Gfo/Idh/MocA family oxidoreductase, translating into MKEKNSSRRDFLKKSVTGAAAFTIVPRFVLGGQGYLAPSDHLTKGIIGVGSMGRGHFGYAGTKTVAICDVDTRHLAIAQQALGGGVKEHHDFRDLIKNPEVDIVHIATPPHWHGLMSLEAARAGKDIWCEKPMTRTIGEGKKVKEAIAQHGNMFRLNTWFRFSDNFYGMNVPVKKIKKLVDTGMLGWPLKVTISKHTGFDWKFYWVGKENLPVEPVPAELDYELWLGPAPFKPYSTHRVHTTFRGYWDYDGGGLGDMGQHYLDPVQYFLGKDGESPVSVEVDAPQQHSDAVGTWRRITYTYADGCQIILDGEGKDEGMAYIEGPKGKLYKGFVSDIPDMERKLSQFPEPAPQITDFLESVRTREKFALNEENGYRSCTLVNMGLIALRLNRSLKFDSTKDEFINDDAANRLVYQPMRGPWSM; encoded by the coding sequence ATGAAAGAAAAAAATAGCTCCAGAAGAGATTTCTTGAAGAAATCCGTCACAGGAGCAGCGGCATTTACTATTGTCCCTCGATTCGTATTAGGAGGACAGGGATACTTGGCACCAAGTGACCATTTAACAAAAGGCATTATTGGTGTAGGTTCAATGGGTCGTGGTCATTTTGGATACGCGGGGACCAAGACAGTGGCCATATGTGATGTGGACACCAGACATTTGGCTATTGCTCAACAAGCTTTAGGCGGAGGAGTCAAAGAGCATCATGATTTTCGTGATCTCATCAAAAACCCCGAAGTCGATATTGTACATATTGCAACCCCACCACATTGGCATGGTCTGATGTCTTTAGAAGCAGCTCGTGCTGGAAAGGACATCTGGTGTGAAAAGCCAATGACACGTACGATAGGTGAGGGTAAAAAAGTTAAAGAAGCCATCGCACAGCATGGCAATATGTTTAGACTAAATACATGGTTTCGTTTTAGCGATAATTTTTATGGAATGAATGTTCCGGTAAAAAAGATCAAAAAATTAGTAGATACCGGGATGTTAGGCTGGCCATTAAAAGTCACGATCAGTAAGCATACAGGTTTCGATTGGAAATTTTATTGGGTGGGAAAAGAAAATCTTCCTGTTGAACCTGTACCTGCCGAGTTGGACTATGAATTGTGGTTGGGTCCGGCACCGTTCAAACCTTATAGCACACACCGCGTGCATACGACTTTTAGAGGTTATTGGGATTATGATGGCGGAGGATTAGGAGACATGGGACAACATTATTTAGATCCTGTGCAATATTTCTTAGGAAAAGATGGCGAGAGCCCCGTTTCTGTAGAAGTAGATGCACCTCAGCAGCACAGTGATGCTGTTGGTACTTGGAGAAGAATCACCTATACCTATGCTGATGGTTGCCAAATTATTTTAGATGGAGAAGGGAAAGATGAAGGCATGGCTTATATAGAAGGACCAAAAGGTAAACTATACAAAGGCTTTGTCTCGGATATCCCAGATATGGAAAGAAAATTATCACAATTTCCAGAGCCAGCTCCGCAAATTACAGATTTCTTAGAATCGGTACGTACACGCGAGAAATTTGCATTGAATGAAGAAAACGGATATCGCTCCTGTACGTTGGTAAACATGGGCTTAATTGCATTACGTTTAAATCGTTCATTGAAATTTGACTCTACCAAAGACGAGTTTATCAATGACGATGCAGCAAACCGTTTAGTTTATCAACCAATGCGTGGTCCTTGGTCAATGTAA